The sequence GCATCCCTAATTAAATGACTTAAGGCAAGCTATCAGTGCAGTTGTGTTATTACATGTCATGGCTGGACAATGTgaggaaaacttgttttaaaaaaaaaaaaaggagttgtgtACATTAGAAAAATTTCTGAGGGAGAGGAGTATGATTTCTGCGATGAGCAGCCATATCATGTGCTAAATGACTATTTTAATATGTAAGCCTGTTTACCTGCTCAGACTCCCACAGTTGCATTCACCATTGGTATAAGCATCGACTCCGGTGGAGTTACGCCCACTTGTGCCAGCAGTGAATTTGGCCCAGAGGCCCTATTCCACTGCCATCAAAACACTGATACCGAAGCCAAGCTTTTACGGATTACGTACTTTAAAAATACCACCctagattcatttttttttttttcaaaggtgttGTAGTTTACTCTGGAGCCTAAATGACTTGATTAGAAGTCCAGTTTGAATTTTCATCAAAATCATATTGAACATGCTACCCTGCAGCATAGTTTTTGTGTTTGATTATCTGGAAATTCTTTGCGATTCCCTCAGCATATACAACAATGAAATGGAGGAAAATTATACATTTGTATTTGACACGTGcttaaaatgaacttttctgcccccccccccccccaggtagaAACTGTAGCTTTTTGCAGGAAATGGATGTCATCCAGAAACAGGATGAAAACTGTTACTGCTATGTGCAAAACAGAACCATTCACTTACAGTACGTTTGGTCAACTCTTCAGGTAAGGGGCCGTTTCGGGAATCACCGAGATATGCAATATGTTTCATGCTAACTTTGGTCAGCAAAGTGTACAATCAGTTAGCAAGATCAAAGCAGTATCACTGTATCAGTAGTAGTTTGAACGGCGTATAGGCAGGACCGTGACAGAAATGCAGCATTGTGATCCTCCACTTCGGATGCAGTGAGTTTTGGTCTCTCTTTATTAGAAGGATGTCAACCAGGCTTATAGTATGATGCCACACAAACATTAACTTAGTGTTGTGTATTATTTTGTTGCACGCCTTTTCTATTGACTGTTAACCTCTGCAACAAACGTTTCTGCTCATCACCACATGCCTTTACAAAACTTTAAAAGTTGAGGATAAAATGCAGTTCTGCGACTCACTCGCTGTAGCTTCCCAGGCCACAGCATAGGAACCAAAGGTGTATTAGATTGTGACTAATGAAAAAACAGCAATAGCAGTGCATTTCTGAGTAAGGGGGTCATCTTACAAGAAGCATGTTTAGAGATTAGCTctaaacaatataaaaatctCTTAACAGTGGAAGCAATAATGGCTATACATAAATAAAGCatcaaataaaatatacataaaataaaaataaataaaataaataaaagcatcaaaagaagcatggccagccgatcaagggaggtgattcttcccctttactctgctctacTCCcactggagcactgtgtccagctctggggcccccaacataagaatgacatggacctgttggagcaggtccagaggagggccacggagatgatgagagggctggagcacctctcctatgaagacaggctgagagagctggggtttttcaggcTGGAGGAGAGAGGCTCCAgaagaccttacagcagccttccagtagctaaaaggggcctacaggagagatgtcAGGGAGTGGaatgatagaacaaggggtaatggttttaaactgtaagaggggagatttagattagatattaggaagaaattctttactgtgagggtggtaagacactggaacaggttgcccagagaagctgtggatgccccaatcctggaggtgttcaagaccaggttggatggggctctgagtaacatggtctagtgggaggtgtctcagcccatggcaggggggttggaactcgatgatcttcaaggtcccttccaactctaaccattctatgataaaggAACAGGCTGACTATCtgtgtggttcttttttttttcctgggaagtaTGTCTCCAGACAAGGGAAGGAAACAGTTTAACTATATCTCTGTTGGAGGAATTTGCTCTCAGATACAAGGAAGTGGAACATCTCTTTGTTCCCAGGACTTACTACCTCAGGAACACGCTGCAGGTGCTCCTATGAACGGTGGCAGACTTCAGGTGGTGAAACCTTCACGCGGTCACAAAAGCTTTCCTGGagtaaatgtttaaaagaagGAAGTTTAAGATTTTTCCCACCATAAATTGCTTGCTGACACATTGCCTCTTCTCCCAGTAGAAGCCTgttttattgcaaaaaaacccaaaatgcccAACGGGAATGTGATTGTATTTAAATTTCTgcttatttcatttctttattctttaattctttcattttccttatccCTCTTCTGTCCCTAACATGAAGATTATATTATTAACTACAAGAAAAGTAAGCCCAATTTCTTCTGGTTCAGGAGGGAAATGGGGAAGCATACAAACATCCACAAATGAAACTGTGGTCAGTCAAATATTACTGGGTTTGTCAGAAACTTGTGTGTGGGCAAGTGTCATTGTAAAACCAAACCCACTGAGCTTTTGGATGGATTGAGGCCCCTCCATAGAATTTTTCTGATGTTGAGTTCTCTGAATCACCTTATAAAGTCTAAACAATTAATATTTGCATAATATTAATAGCCAATATTAATCAACTAAGAATTGAACTAGCATTTTATTCTCAAGCTCTCTATACATATTTTTCTCTATAGCTTTTCGTTATCACATGTATGGCTTTTATGCTATAtagttcagaaaaacaaaaaaacgccAGTGATTCTGAGCTACTTCTCTATGtattctgttgtttgtttttaggtGAAAATTAACAGCACAGAAATGTTCAGGTTTGAGCCTATATCAGAAAAAAGCAACTGTCGTAACTCAGAAACTGTTTTTGAGTTTGCTGCATGTGCTGTTCAAATCTTCTGGAAACCAGAGACATCTACAGAAACTTTCATAAGCATAAAACAATATGGAGAAGacatttgtttcaaaatacagCCCTTCAAAACTGAACTGTACACTGTGAGCGTGAAGCGAGAAAGTAAGTAAAACCAAACAAGCCTTTTAGTTTAGAGATGCCTCGCTATTGTCAGTGTTACTGAACGTACCATCTCTTCTGTTAAGAAGCTTGGGACTTTTCTGTTGATATTTTATATAATCAACATTTCAGATTGAATGAGTCTaaagtgcatttctgttttccccccttttttttttttagtgctagaTGGAAAGCTCTTGTTTTTGTTTGTAGCTGGaatttttctgttccattttgcaAACAGCCTGAGCAGGTAAGTACTAGCTGctggttttttttagcttctttacCAAAGCCTGTGCATCTTTGGTCTGTTTTCTAAGCTAAAAAGGAGGTTCTTTggcaaagtgaaaaaggaaactgaacaTATATTTAAAACTTCTTCATATCATTTGTGGTTGGACAGATTGTGACATATCTTGGAGTGCTGCACTCTATTAATCGCTTAGCTGCGGTAGGATGCTTGTATCCAGGCTTCCTGCAGTGGGCAACACTTAGTGAGCAAGTGTATGGATTCAGAAgaattctctctcccttttgtAGGCCAGCGAGGTTAGCTGAATGCTAAATAATGCCGCATGTATTATAAGTGATACCTTCCTGCAGGGAGAAGTGCTTAGGATGACGTCATCTGGGGCCTCATCTGCCTCCACCTTTGTGCCAGCCTCTCCCCATCCTTCTTTTGATGCACGTTTGGCATAGCATATAAAGGAGGATACTTAATTGGTATAGCAAAACATGTGGCCCATGACTTCAAAGCAAAACGAGTCACAAACTAATTGTCAGGAGGCACCTCTAAAACAAGCAGAGCAGCAATAGCTTTTATAGAGttaattctgaatttaaaagtTAGATTTTATAAATGCGTAAGCTTACGAAAAAACTTGctagtttgtgggtttttttatgcattttaaattaaaaaattaaaacttttcttaCAGTACAGAACCATATTGGtatatagaagaaaatgaaattactagaaAGTCAATGAAATCAGAAATAGtgtaagcattaaaaaaaccaacactacCTCTTAACCTGTAACAACTCGAGTGACCTTAAGGTATCTGTTGGGAATTTTTCCTTACGTGGATTTAACATCTGAACCGTGCCTGTTAACCACATAACTATAACCCTAACATACAGCTGTGTTAAGTTCTTATTGAAGATCACTGTTGTTTTTATAAATGTTGGCATCTTAACCAATTACAAATTATACTTCTCACTGTATTCTCTCTTGTTCTTTTACAGGAGTACCAAGTTCTTTTACCTTTCTGGAGTAATACTGGGTGTTCTTGCTCTGCTAGTCTTTGCCCTGCTGACACTAAAAAGGTTTATTCCAAGGGtaaatatacatttataaaacaataataatcatCCTTAACATAATAATATAGGAAGTGAAAAATACAGTAACAGATTCTGACCTCGCTCTGTTTTTGTGACCAGGTAACTCTGCTGAAATGACTGCAGGTTTGCTTGAGTCGAGCAAATATAATTAGGTCAGAATCAAGTTCTAGTTAGCTTGCTCCTGAGTTTAAAGTAAACAGGAGATTGTTGATGTACAAGAAGAATTTATTCTGAAACAAATTATGTTTATGGGACTGGAGCTAAGCTTACTTTTGAATCTATGAATCAGTTTAAATCAAAATGTAGTTTTATTGGCCACTGGGACAGATTCTCTTCCGTTCACCAGAGACAATTCATTGCAAGGCAGATGTGATTTTTAACTTTACTTTTACAATTGTGCATTCCCACAATATTGCTGAGATCTGTTAATTGGGAATACACTGCAGTAGGCGTATACCATGACACTGGGACATGATACACAAATACAGAGACGCAGTTGCTCCACTTAGAATTGTGATTGTTTAGTTGTACTGGGCAGAGCACTGTACAGTGGAAGCCTGACACAGATCATAAGCCCTGTAGGTCCACCAAATATCACGTCTGGTTTTGCCTGTGAGTTCCTTTGCACACAATGGTCCCGATTCAGACttgaaataggttttttttgttttaaattttttaaattgcttttaaatttccaGCACAGTACCTTCTGGATCTTAATGAGTGGCTGCTGGATGTCCTCTCTCTATTTTATTTACTGCTTCAAAGAGAATATGCAGTGGTTGTGGTCTGAACACAGAAACTACTTGTTGGGTAAGAAAATTATCAAAAAAATTGCTGCAGATTTTGGTTTAATTTAGTGGTTAGATGAATACCTGCCCATAAAAACCAACGTCAAGAGACTCATTTATGaagtttttttccaaaaccacaGACATTGGAATATTCCAAAGGTTCCTAATCCACTCAAATGAGCATTTACTCACATTGTATCATTAAATAAGGAGTTTGATATAGTGGGCCAGTAGCAGCTTTAGGAGCAGATTTTGCCTGCACTATTTGTTCATTGATTTGCCATCACATACTTTCCCTGTAATAGCAAAAGGGCAGCTACGCTGGTTTGTATTTTGCTGGATCTGGGAATTGGATGAGTAAGTTGCTAACTGGATGTGGCTGCAAAGGGTGATAAATCTATTGATCTGGCACCTGCCTCAACATTCTTGCATGGGGAGCATTGACGTGCAGCTCACAGCATTAGCTAAGGCTGTTTGTAGACCGCCTCCTGAACTCTTTGCACACTTTTGAAACATGAAGCACATACAACGTAACACAGGTATCTATAAGAGAACACAAGAAACAGCAGGTTATACTTTACAGCAGTTGCAAGATTTGTGAACCAAACTCATGAAGTTTATACGGCCTgcatcttttcctccatttcctccTTTTCCGTTTCTACAGGGTATTTCCTGGCTGTTGGAATTACCAGCTTTGCCACATGCTATCAGCATGGACCACTTACCACTGAAGTGAGCATAACCTTGTTTACATGGACGCTACAATTAACAGCCTTTGTCTTGATTTATCGTGGTGTCACCATACCTCAAGTTGCATATGCAGTAATAGCAGTCAGCCTCTGTTCCAAAGGCCTGGGTTACCCCCTTGGTGCTGCTTATCACATAGGCAGGTTTGTATGGATTTGTGAATGTCAAAGTCCCTGTAACACCAGGAAATAACGGGAGGCTGATACTGAAAAACCCTTGCACTTCAATAATGATTTATGAATTTCTAATACCAGTTCATATTTTTACCAAGTATAAAGCTGCCATAGAAAAGGCTTAAATCCCTAAAACACAGGAATTTAATTCTTTTCCATTTGGCAGTTTTAAGCATAGATTTTTTTCTAAGGAGAACGGAGAAATGTGACTGTGCCCTTAAGTAGAAATGTTGCACCTTCTAGTCTGCAGCATATGGTAACCAAACCCTTTCTGTTTGGTTGATTGATTAGACTGCAGCAATACAGCCTTGGTTTCATGAGTAGTGAGAGAATCTGCAGGTAATTTGTACTGAAtcttacctgaaaaaaaagtgtACTGTCACCTAGGAAGCAGATGTTAAAAAGTGACAGTCCTTATAAGTTAGTGTAGAGTTCAGAGACTGAAAACCCATGTCCACAAAAATAGTGGTTTCCATTGATTTTAGTTTTCCAAGGTTAATATCCTAGATGTACATGTCTACCTTTAATTTGTGGAAACAATCTTTTACCACCGTGGAAACACTCCCCTGTATTCCCAGAGCCCCGTTTATACTACAGCATTTGGAACGGCAACTGCTTGCAATATGTAGACCTTAGTTTGCTAAGTATTTTCATTAGCAATATGGGAACAACATGTTTGCTCATCCTTGAATTTGAAGCATGTTTTGTCACAAATACAACAGTCAAGTGAAGATTCTAAAAGCTCCTGCCAACTTACATCTGTTTTTTACCTTCCGTGATGGCATCCAGATTAAGAGACTTTTAGTGCAGACTGTTCTGTAGCTGTGGGCTTCTGCTgaactgcagagaagcagaaagaggcAAAGGCTAGACCTGAGAtaaccaaaagaataaaaaaccaagtattttcttttttagcctTTTACACATTGATTAGTTTTGAGGAACATGCTGCTTTGCTCTCATGCTCTTTTTAGATGTTGAAGTGTGGACTGGGTCGAAGCTTTATTTTAGGTAGACTTTGTCATTTGTTGAAGACTGATTTTGCCTGCAGCTGAAAAGCACCAGCTGTTTCAACAGCACCATATGGGATCAATACTTACCTGATGTAAGCAGGTTCAGCTCACTCTGAAATCAGTAAGATTTGGCTACAAGTTTGCAGAAGTCAGAAAATACCTGTTCTATCTTGAAACACTGTAGTTTGTTCTTCACGCGGACCtctttttgcttttcatgaacTGATGTTTCTTTAAAGCCTAAAAGCACTGAAATACAGCTCTACAAATTTCTCTTTAGagaataaggtttttttttttctgtttcaaaacactAAGCAGCAGCACCAAACTGTGAGGCCACGATGCCAGATACACAGTTCAGAGCAGCAGCTATATCAAAATAAGTAAGAATATTGTGGTATTTGTTAAGATTAGTACTGATCCCACTGAGCCAGGAAGACCTTTACCATTTGACCTGAATAAGGGCTACGCTTCGTTCTTCCTTTACAgggaaataaagaggaaagtGAATGCTGCTGGTTGGAGCAGGTGTTTTTATACAGAGCTGAAAGTTTTACGGGCATCCAGCCCTTGCTTATCTTAACTCATCACAACATTTAAATTGAAAGCAGTCGACAGAAGGGAACAGAACATGGCACACTTTCTAATTGATACCTAATTATATTATACATTGCTACGCAGCAGCTAAAAAAACATCAGATTGTAAACATTTAGGCCTCAGACTAGTCAGTTTTGTAATTTAAAGCAAGATTTAAGAGAAGCGATCTAGTAAACAACATGAACAACTCAGAGCGTTGCTTATATTCTAAGTTACATATGCAGGCTGGGTTTTGATTCAG comes from Numenius arquata chromosome 3, bNumArq3.hap1.1, whole genome shotgun sequence and encodes:
- the NEMP2 gene encoding nuclear envelope integral membrane protein 2; amino-acid sequence: MSPAGPPRRRARPVPGLLLLLLLLGLARGSGEAPLAGRNCSFLQEMDVIQKQDENCYCYVQNRTIHLQYVWSTLQVKINSTEMFRFEPISEKSNCRNSETVFEFAACAVQIFWKPETSTETFISIKQYGEDICFKIQPFKTELYTVSVKREMLDGKLLFLFVAGIFLFHFANSLSRSTKFFYLSGVILGVLALLVFALLTLKRFIPRHSTFWILMSGCWMSSLYFIYCFKENMQWLWSEHRNYLLGYFLAVGITSFATCYQHGPLTTEVSITLFTWTLQLTAFVLIYRGVTIPQVAYAVIAVSLCSKGLGYPLGAAYHIGRKVKNHFKSKKLVFKYLTEEEYREQGETETVRALEELRSFCRNPDFPSWLAVSRLQSPHRFARFVLGSPHVSPAETKAHDEEYGIGSCFLEEQLFETRAESEQDEPANSIHEGDEEDEDEMHKQIPFPYATELL